In Oncorhynchus nerka isolate Pitt River linkage group LG21, Oner_Uvic_2.0, whole genome shotgun sequence, the following are encoded in one genomic region:
- the LOC135563606 gene encoding transmembrane protein 184A-like, which translates to MHVPYCIDVMQATLQFCVVKPIMAIITILLQAFGKYHDGDFNVNGGYLYITIIYNISVSLALYALFLFFFATSDLLRPYEPVLKFLTIKSVIFLSFWQGMVLAILERCGVIPNALFIDGQEVGAGTVAAGWQNFITCIEMFFAAIALRYAFTCTVYREKENELPGTHDNIAPMQSISSGLKETMNPGDMVQDAIHNFSPAYQQYTQQSTQEVVQPSQNNGKAGTGGSSSKSSKKSDKVLLIISDDEF; encoded by the exons ATGCATGTCCCATACTGTATTGATGTCATGCAGGCCACTCTTCAGTTCTGTGTCGTCAAACCCATCATGGCCATCATCACCATCCTCCTGCAGGCCTTTGGCAAATATCATGATGGAGACTTTAA TGTGAATGGAGGATACCTCTACATCACCATCATCTACAACATCTCTGTCAGCCTGGCCCTGTacgctctcttcctcttcttcttcgctACCAGTGACCTGCTGAGGCCTTATGAACCTGTGCTCAAATTCCTCACCATCAAATCTGTCATCTTCCTGTCCTTCTGGCAGG GTATGGTGCTGGCAATCCTGGAGCGCTGTGGGGTCATCCCTAACGCCCTGTTTATCGACGGCCAGGAGGTGGGGGCCGGCACAGTGGCAGCAGGCTGGCAGAACTTCATCACCTGCATCGAGATGTTCTTCGCTGCTATCGCCCTGCGTTACGCCTTCACCTGCACCGTGTACCGGGAGAAGGAGAACGAACTGCCAGGGACACACG ACAACATCGCCCCCATGCAGAGCATCTCCAGTGGTCTGAAGGAGACGATGAACCCTGGGGACATGGTCCAGGATGCCATCCACAACTTCTCCCCAGCCTACCAGCAGTACACCCAGCAGTCCACCCAGGAGGTGGTACAGCCCAGCCAGAACAACGGCAAGGCAGGCacaggcggcagcagcagcaagagCTCCAAGAAATCTGACAAAGTCCTGCTGATTATCTCTGATGACGAATTCTAA